A region of the Drosophila subobscura isolate 14011-0131.10 chromosome J, UCBerk_Dsub_1.0, whole genome shotgun sequence genome:
TCTGTTGCATCGAGACTGAAGCTGCATTGATAAATTCGAATATGATTTCCAGTTGATATGAACAAGATTTTCTACAATCACAAATTTGAATGGATAGCAATGGCAATCATATGGTCAAACACCACCCAGTGGCTGACAGAACAAGTAAATTCATGCATTAATTACAACTTGAACCAAAATCAACTACAAGAACGTCCACGCACTCTGCTAAAAATCCAAATTTAGAATTTAAATACAGCAATTAAGCTGATTTATATGCATGTAACAGTGATTGCATTGCTGCTAGCACAATTCCAGCtccccccccaaaaaaaactcTAAGCCCGTCTGTATGTCTGGGAACGGCCAGTGGAAAGAATTGTGGCCAAACTTTGGCGCCATTGCCGTTGTCGCGTATGCAAATTcatagtaaaaaaaaaaatggcaagagCAGACCACAAGACAACATTTTAAGTCGGGCATGTGAAAAAGCGATTTCCAGCAATCTGGTGCATGGATTATCCATAGTTTTTCCATTGGTTTTTGGCCAGCATTGCCGGCAGTGCCACGCAGATGTGTTTGCCGCGTTAATGAATTGCCTTAAATGTCAATTACCATTGGCTTTATCGCCCGTTTCTTAGTAAATGCCAATTATTGTGGGTTCTCTTGCACTCCACAATCTCCCCTATCCCATTCGCACCGCTGATTGTGTGTTTAATTAACGATTTACTCGTATGTTTtattgctactgctgctggggctggggctggggctggggctgctgcctgcctgccttcggTTGCTTTGCCACTGATAATTATGATCTTTAGGCCAAGTAATTACAATCAATCGGTTAACAGATGTTGAGActtgtacgagtacgagtttgCCCGTGGAACTGCACTCTGAATgcgcatttttaattgacttATTGAGCattgaaattggaaattggTTTTCCAATGTTTTTGCATATCGTTTGCAGGTGGGCGGGCTCTTGCTGGCTCTTCCAAAACGATTAAATGGCTCGAAATGGCTTGCTTTTGGTTATTGGATGTTGGTTACTGCAGGGTGCAGCCTTGAAAAGCTTGGATAATCGTTTGACATTTGTGGGGCAGTGTGGGAAGGAGAGGTGTGGCATCTTTTAGTTGTTCTTTTTGATCTAATCTTGCTTCGCTGCCTGCCACCAACTCTTATGCGTAACATGCGTAAGTCAAGTCAATATTTATTGCGTGACCATTGCCTGGGATACTTAATCATAAAGCGCTACCGCCAGCCATCGCTGATCGCCGATTGCCAGCGTCCAAGCCACGAGACGTTTGCTGTTTGAATGTGCGAAAACGCGGGTTTACGTTGAGCAACAAACGCCACTATCGGCGGACAGTGTGTTGTGTTGGTGGAAATAAAGCCGAGCAGAACataaatttcacacaaaaCTTCAAAGACACACAAGGGGCAGGGGACAGGCACCATCAAGTGCACCTACACAGCCAGCAGGCCAGCGGCGACTGCAACAGCGACTCCTGGCCAAGTGTCGAGGTGCCAATTAaggctacacacacactctccgcATGGATATCGAGTTTTGGGACCAGGCCACAGTGTCATTTGATTCTTGTGGCAGCGGCTGGCGGCGTTTCATGCGCCTTTGACATGCAACTGGGGCCCCCGGGCCATGCTGCAAGCTGCCTCCATGCTGCGTCGGCATAGTTTACACGAAGCTacaggcagcagaaaaaaacccaacaaaaaattacgAAATTTGTCGTCTGACAAAAAGGCTAGAAAAcgatataaattaaatttacgaTTTTGGTGCTCATTAAATGTTCGCTTCAGTTCGCAACTTTTGGAACCCCTTTTGGACAAGAGAGAGACCAGCAAGAAGTCTTTTTCAGTGCACGAAAATTAGAACATTGCTTTGGGAAATCAACGAAAATGCAGTTAATtgttcggttttcggttttgcaGTTTCGTTTTTCGGCTATTCTCGCGATTGTCACAAATTGAATAATGTCTCAATTGAAAAGCCGCGAGATCGGAGCACACACTGGCCTCACAATTGtttgaagttgaagttttgGGGAGACTTGGCCAAGAATTACATGCGGCTGTCTTGGCTCTTTGGTCCATTGTATAATCTGTTTGCTGCTTTGATATATATCCTGGCAGTGGAGCAGCTGGCGGAGCTCTCCAGGAGACGCAAAAGTGAAAGGCAAGCAACATGCAACGCCCACTTCTTGGCTGGGACACTCGCTTTAAATATAACTAGATTATTATATAATTGCTTGCCATTTGACTAATTTGCCTGCAGCGAAAAATAGAGCCAAAATAGAGCCAAAATAGAGAAAACCCAGCCAGAAGTGGAGAAAAGCAGCGCCAGAAATGGGCCACAAACGAATCAAAGCGAACCGGTAGCCATTTGCCTTGTcatggcagcaggaggcaggcagcagccacccgGTGTCTGGCAATCGCACCACTGACCAACATATGCGGCAAGGCAACCGGCTCTGCGGCAGCACCATCGATCGATATGGGTCAGAGCGCGGCGCAATGGGAGGGCAGCAGAGGGGAGCGCAGCAGTGCGCCGCACGTAGCAGACGTGAGCTAATCCATGCATCagatgcaattttaattgccaatcGTCAATGGAATCGGctagagcagagcagagacgaGAGACCAGCTGTTGGAGACATCAATCAGGCCATCATCTATCggaaaacaaaccaaaattggaagcaaacaactttttctCTAGCTGCGTGATATTTAATTCCCGGCGGAAGCTCTAGGCTCGAAGCATTCTACGACATTGAGGACGCTCCACGAAGCATTTGGGACACCTTAGATAAGCTGTACCCAAGAGAAGGGTTCGCTCTGAATGCCTCCAGATGGGCAGGGGATCTCAGAGTGAGctgcaaaggaaaaggagtCAGAGATATTCCTTCACTTTGTCTTCCGCCCAAACTCACTCGCCGTGGATTCCGCATAAAGATTCAGTTTTCGTGTCCGAGAATGACGCGACGGCGCCCAGACATTGGCCAGGTGTAGGGCCACCAAACGAGATGCACAAATCATATTGAGGGAtggtaaaaataataatcaataaacaacaattttgtggcaatttaAACCTCAAATTTTGGGCAGCTCTGCTTGCGAGCAACAACCTAATGACTGAATGAAAATTCCACTGACTGCTGTGATTGAATCAACTTTTACTCATTTCGCTTTTGCCAttatccattttccattttcattacgtgtgagagtgtgtgtgagagagacagagtgctGTTGCAATGAGcagtgcaaatgaaaatgaaaagaaaagaaaaccaaagctTGTTTAACCAGAGCAGCGCCGGCAGGCAGTCCGGTTGCAGTCCAGTTCCAGTCTCAGTTCCAGTCTAAAAATGGGTCTAGCCGAGGGGCAGCAGAAGCTGTAGGCCTTATATAATGCACCGTAGAAATGTAACAGCAGGGAGGGAGGGTTGCAGGGGTAGGCAGCATGAACACCATGTGCAATTTATCTGGCCAGAGATCTCtcgagtgagagcgagagcaaacGACATCGGGGAGCATTTAGGCAACACATGATTCGGTGGCATGTGGCTGAGATCTGCTCCTAATAGACCTGCCAGctgacaaacaaacatttgcattgcaacactggactggagtggagtgtggcaTGGAGTCATAATGACACATTCTTGTTGCAGTACCCCGTAAAGGGCAACGAAACTGCGTCTTAATTACGTTaatggcagccaaaaagccaaagagatTCGCAATGAGCAATAGCCAGCGATCCATGTGCGATTCTTGTTGCCACAACAGCTAGCAGCTAGCAGCTACcatccaggcagccaggcagctaTAGACATGGCCataaccagcagcaggcagcaggcagcagcagcatttgtgTAATCTGGGTAATTAAGCGACGCTTTccgcacacacataaacagaCATCGGGGTTTTCCCACGATGGCCAGTTGGTACTCTCCAGCGGCTCCTCCACTGCACTCCCTGCCCCCTCCCTGCATTGACTACTGTTTAaggggcaacaacaaactgccGCCAAGTACCAAAGGCCAATGAtatatgcatttttcatgccGCAAAGCAGCAGACTCGAAGTCGAACTCcaagcagcctcagcagccgGCCAACGGGGCAGCCAACAATGgctctgttgctgtggctgtggcgcgTTGCTTATAAATTAGAAGTAGCCGAAATAATAGCCATATTTTGCTTGCCTTTTTGCCGAGTTGCTTGTCAAAAACCCTCGAAAAAAAAGGTCAAAGCTGCAACTCGAATGCAGCTGCGGCGTCTGCGAATGAAGCTGCTGTGGAGGTGGCTTATCTTGGCCatcagcagtcgcagcagccagcagcctgcaGTGTTTCCATGTTCGATTTTTCTCTTAAAACTGAACGCACTTAAAGCGATTTTCCAGCTGAAACAAATTGAGCGGCCAGGGAGTGGGCTGTGTGCGATGGTCAATCATGTAGGATCCATGGCATTTAAGCAGCTGAAACCTCAACTCTCCGCTGTGTATGCCCTCTGTATACCCAATGACGTCATGGGCAAGGGTTTATGCAATTTGTGTGGCTCGAGGGGCCACAAGACGTCACTGGCTGACCGCATCCGTGGCGCAGTTCCACTTGACTGATGAAGCGCATAATTTCACGGAAATATTTAGTTTGTGGCCGCATTGGGAGGGACACTTCCCTGGCTATCCATTGgctatataaatattgaacAAGTGCCACATTTCACGCTTAGTATGCAAGAATCGAGCGCGGATTGAACTCCACgcgaaacacacaaaatccaccagcaacagcaatccaGCAATCCAGCAGCGACATGAAGAGGCGACGCGTAATCGAGTTGGTGGCAGTGGGAACTCGTTTCGGTGGCTTCCGTGTTGCACCGTGGAAGATGGCATGCGCCTGCCACACGCGTCTGTTGGGGCTAATTGTGGGACTCGGCATGATTGGCGTGTGCTCGGCCGTTGGCTACTCGTATACGCGCTTCGAGGGTCCCGTGGCGGGGCCGGAGCATCTGGTGACGGTCCACAATGGACGCACCGACTATGTGGCACGGCCCGAGTACAGCTTCGCCTATGGCGTCGAAGATGGCAAGACGCGTGTGCTGCAGAATCGCAAAGAGACGCGCAACGGGGACGAGGTGCGCGGTGTCTACAGGTAGGTGTAAACAGAGGGGCAACAGGGGGGACAACAACAAGTTGTCAGCGTTCATTAATGTCACGACATCCACGCAGCGTAGTCGATCCTGATGGCACCCTGCGTGTGGTCAAATACACCGCAGACGATGCCAACGGCTTCCAGGCGGAGGTTATCACGAATGGTGTGAAAACGCTGCACGGCCATGGAGGCGATGATGCAGGAGGAGGTGCGCAAGGAGGTGCTGCATCGGTGGATGAACAGGTAAGGCATGAAACCCCTGCTGAAACGGAGTCAGAGGATGAAGAAGGAGATCAAGGCAAAGCCTACTACAAGGTGCACGAGGACTACGACGAGGGAGAAGGCGGtgcagaggagcaggagaacgAGGGAGCTGAAGACCATGAGGAGGGTGGCGGCGATCATCAGGAGTACGAgggcagcagcgaggagggCTACGACGAGGCCGATGCGCacagtcagcagcaggagagcagcgAAGAGTATTAAAAGGGACACCATGCCCCTAGCTATAAGTCTGCAATATGCTAACTACTATTATTTTGTGATAAaccagaaataaaacaaacaaaatactcACACAAAACGGCAGAAACTTCACTTTACCGAGTGGGGGTTGGGGTTCCTTTTGCATAATCAAATCCCACATCAAACTCTGAcccgccagagccagagacagagctcGGAACGAACTCCACTAATTGAATTATCCAGACATGGAGCCATGGATAGGGGAGATGCAGAGTGGGGCATGCCTTTGCGTAACCGCCAGCAAGCGCCACATCAACGTCAGTGGACATCGGACGAAGCCAAGTGAAGCGTGTGCTCCCAGCtacagctcccagctccagctccagctcggaTTTGGAGTACGATTTTGattcaatttcgatttcgatttcattttcgCATGGACTCAATCAAGCGGAAAGCGGCGAGCTGAGAGCGCAGCGCAGCGACTGTCAGTCCGTTCCGATGGACATGCAAGTTTGTTGCAAGCCTCAGCTAAAATCCATGTACTTGCAACGCTGCTGCGTGTACGCTCCAGTTGTGGTGCGTGTGGCTCTGGTGGTGCCATTTCGTCACTCGCTTAATTTCCAACGCGCAAA
Encoded here:
- the LOC117895810 gene encoding pro-resilin; amino-acid sequence: MKRRRVIELVAVGTRFGGFRVAPWKMACACHTRLLGLIVGLGMIGVCSAVGYSYTRFEGPVAGPEHLVTVHNGRTDYVARPEYSFAYGVEDGKTRVLQNRKETRNGDEVRGVYSVVDPDGTLRVVKYTADDANGFQAEVITNGVKTLHGHGGDDAGGGAQGGAASVDEQVRHETPAETESEDEEGDQGKAYYKVHEDYDEGEGGAEEQENEGAEDHEEGGGDHQEYEGSSEEGYDEADAHSQQQESSEEY